In Rhodoligotrophos appendicifer, the sequence GGCCAAGAGACAGCCTTATGCCGTCGGCCAGCGAGACGCCGGTGGGCGTGGTCAGGACGTTCACTAGCTTCTTGTCGGCACCGGAGACGATGCTCCAAGCGAACAGGACTTGCTTGGACTTCGGCACCACTCGGGTCTGACGCATGGAGCAGCGCTTGGCCTTGGCATTTTCCACACACGTGACGAGCCAGCCATCGAAGGCCTTCTCCACCTTGGTGGCCCCACCCTGAGCGGGCTGCTGGGCCGCCTGGGCCAGGACGGGCGCGGGCTGCGCCGCATACAGGACCACTGCAGCCGCGGCGGTCACGATGCCCAGACCATTCATGCCGGTGCGCGCGAGTCGCGAACGAAAACCGCTGATGGAAACCACTGAAAGACTCCTATTTGTTGAGGACGTATTGGCGGCGGTCAGCCCCCCCGAACCCGCATCCTTATGCGGGCGGCCTCCTTACACCTTCTGCGTCATACCCCAGCGCCTCGAATAACGGGTCCAGATGGCCCTCGTACCGGCGCCAGCGTTCCACCGAAGTGGAATAGATCGGCTTGCGCACCTGAGACACACTTGCCGTCTTCACAGGCCGATTCGATTCATGGAACGCCAGACATTGATCGTCCCATTCGAGACCCACGAAGTCGACGATGCGACGGGCGTGATTTTCGACATCGTCGACCACGTCTTCATATTTCACATCCATCATGGTGCCGGCCGGCAAGACCTTGCGCCAATGCTCCATGAGTTCTTCATATTTGCGGTAATAGCGGCCAAGCTCGCCTAGATTATAGGAATGGGGCATGTCGTCCTTGAAGAGCTTGGTGAATGTCGACAAGCACGTATCCACCGGGTCGCGCATCGTGTGGATGATCTTCGCGTTCGGAAACAGCGTGTGGGCAAGACCCGCAAAATAGTAATTGGTCAGGAGCTTGTCGGTCACCCGCTCGGCATCGCCAGCAATGCGCTTCAGCGTCCCCAGATAATGATCGGCCACCAGACCATATTGGGTGGATTTCATGCGCTTCCCCATCTCGGGGTAGCGAGGCAGGTTGGGGAACTTCTGGCGCAGCAAACCTAAACTCTGAGTCAGGGTTTTGATCTCGCCCGCGCCATGCACCTTGGGATGGCTCGCAAGGATCTGCTCGGTCAGAGTGCTGCCGGATCGCGGCATGCCGATGATGAATACCGGCATCGGGGATGCATCGCCCGCATAAGGGCGGTTGGCGAAGAATTCCTCGCTGAAAACTTCGCGGATCTGATCGAAGAACTTCATCACCTCGGCTTCTTTGTAGTCCAGCTTCTGGCGCCGAAGCCTCGTGCCGAGTTCATAATGATAAAAAGACTTCTCGGGATCGCCCACATCGTCATAGGCCTTGCCGAGAGAGAAGTGCAACGCCATGAAGCGCTCATCCTCGGGGTTCTTCACCTTGGCCATCAGCCCGGTCATCGCCACGAACATCGGATGGTCGGGCGTGAACTTCTCCAGATCCACCAGGTTCGAATAGGCTCCAATCGCCAGGGGCTGAAGCTCCAGAGCCTTCACGAAGGCCTCCTTGGCCTTCTCCATCTGACCCACAGATTTCAGAGCGATCCCCAGAAGGTTCAACGCCTCGACATTATCGGGCCGGCTGGCGATCGAGGCTTCCAGAACCTTCACCGCTTCCTCATAGCGGTCTGCGTCATGGCAAACTTGGCCATAGACACAAAGGGCGTCGGAATTCTTCGGCTCCAGCTTCAGCGCGCGCTTCACCGCCGCTTCCGCCAAGGTCACATTCCCACGGCGCAGCTGAGCACGAGCAGTGCTCACCAATGCCGGTACATGCCCCGGGCTCTTCTTGAGGATATCCCCAAGGGCGCGCAACGCCTCCTCACTACGGTCCAGCGCCACCAGAAGGGTCGCCAGATTGTTGTGGGCATCGAGATATTCGGGCCTCAAGGACACGGCCCTCCGATAGGAGAACTCCGCCTCCTCGAACTTCATCGTGTCTCGAAGAACTGTGCCCATGTTGTTGTAAGCTTCAGGGTAGTTTCCCTTCAACTCGATGGCACGCTCGTATTGTTCAATCGCCTGATCAGCCTTGCCACGGGCCCGTAACGCATTGCCCAGGTTGTTGTAGGCCTCGGCATAATCGGGTTTGGCCGCGATGGCCTTGCGGTAGCTTTCCTCGGCCTTGGCGAAATCACGCTTATCGAAATAAACGATCCCCAGATTGTTCCAGGCCTGATAAGCGCCGGCGTCGAGCGTGATCGCCCGCTGCAGAGTGATCTGGGCCGCATCCAGATAGCCCTTCTGCCGCTCCATCTCACCCAAGTTGGAGAAATAATTCGCCGCGCTCCCATTGAGGGCGATCGCCTGCTTCAGCGCCTTTATGCCCTCCTCGGTCTTGCCCTGGCGGTGCAGGACCACACCCAGGACATTATGCGCATCAGCCAGTTTCGGACGCGCCGTGACGATCTGTCGGATCAGATTCTCTGCCTCGGAAAGCTTGCCGGCCGAATACAGACTGACCGCGTTCTTCAGAGCCGCCTGAACCGATACCCACTGCTTGCCAGGCTCAGCCGCAGCGCGGGCAGGCTGTCTGGCCTTGCCATTCGCCGCCACGGTTCCGGTTGCCGCCGCTTCAGGGTTCCGTACGGTCACACGTCTCTCCACGCCAAGGTCGTAAAGTCGAGGCAGCCGTCATATCGCATTCACCATTTGCTGACCAGATTTATGTTTTTCACTTGGATTGCACGTGCTTATGCGTCTCGGGGTCGAGTCGTCCGCACGATCATTGATCCGCGCTCGGACGTTCAAGTGTCGACATCGGTTACGCTGCGCCCCGCCGCGCAGGACGCGCCGGTCGGTCTCTTTCCTTCTCTATGAAGACCCATGGGGTCGTAGCGACGCTTTCCTGGCCATTGAAAACCTGCACCAATCGCAACGGCAGAGTGCGCAGAGGCTTGCTGATCGGGTAAGAAGCATGACAAGACGGAAGCATCATCGCTCCGGCCGTCAGGGGATCGCCCATCATGCGCGTCGAAGCCAAGATCCGGCTCACCATCGTCCTGGTCATCACCGGCGTCATTCTGATCACCACCCTGCCGCTCCTGTTGCTCGCGCGGCAAGCAATCGTGAGTCAGGCTCTCGGCGATGCCGAACTCCTTGCAGCGGTGCTCGCACGCAGCGCGCATTTCGCCGAGGAGTTGCCCGATCACGTGGAACTGGAAATTGGCAAGACGATGCTGGCGCAGGGGCTCACTCTGGCGCATTTCGTTGCCGTCGCCGAACAGGCCGGGATGGCTCCCGACGACATCAATCAGCGGCTCAAGAACATCACCGATCATTCCAGGATCGACGAGATCTGGATCACCGATCCCCTGGGCTTGGCCTATCTGCATTCGGAACCGGATGTCACTTTCCAGTTCCACAAGGACGACCCCAATCAGCCCCAGGCGTCT encodes:
- a CDS encoding invasion associated locus B family protein — its product is MVSISGFRSRLARTGMNGLGIVTAAAAVVLYAAQPAPVLAQAAQQPAQGGATKVEKAFDGWLVTCVENAKAKRCSMRQTRVVPKSKQVLFAWSIVSGADKKLVNVLTTPTGVSLADGIRLSLGQSQPVQIAYSVCGPRSCQATMPLDSALLDRMNGSPKIAVNFVLANKRLVQTELDLKGFSNAYNYLSEQIN
- a CDS encoding tetratricopeptide repeat-containing sulfotransferase family protein, yielding MTVRNPEAAATGTVAANGKARQPARAAAEPGKQWVSVQAALKNAVSLYSAGKLSEAENLIRQIVTARPKLADAHNVLGVVLHRQGKTEEGIKALKQAIALNGSAANYFSNLGEMERQKGYLDAAQITLQRAITLDAGAYQAWNNLGIVYFDKRDFAKAEESYRKAIAAKPDYAEAYNNLGNALRARGKADQAIEQYERAIELKGNYPEAYNNMGTVLRDTMKFEEAEFSYRRAVSLRPEYLDAHNNLATLLVALDRSEEALRALGDILKKSPGHVPALVSTARAQLRRGNVTLAEAAVKRALKLEPKNSDALCVYGQVCHDADRYEEAVKVLEASIASRPDNVEALNLLGIALKSVGQMEKAKEAFVKALELQPLAIGAYSNLVDLEKFTPDHPMFVAMTGLMAKVKNPEDERFMALHFSLGKAYDDVGDPEKSFYHYELGTRLRRQKLDYKEAEVMKFFDQIREVFSEEFFANRPYAGDASPMPVFIIGMPRSGSTLTEQILASHPKVHGAGEIKTLTQSLGLLRQKFPNLPRYPEMGKRMKSTQYGLVADHYLGTLKRIAGDAERVTDKLLTNYYFAGLAHTLFPNAKIIHTMRDPVDTCLSTFTKLFKDDMPHSYNLGELGRYYRKYEELMEHWRKVLPAGTMMDVKYEDVVDDVENHARRIVDFVGLEWDDQCLAFHESNRPVKTASVSQVRKPIYSTSVERWRRYEGHLDPLFEALGYDAEGVRRPPA